The Mycolicibacterium flavescens genome has a segment encoding these proteins:
- a CDS encoding Secreted repeat of uncharacterised function yields MPTPRTSPTCASILMVSLMALTGCAALENKETHSTATAESGTQTPLAAPRTEPRTPAPNPPPSVDRKLPIGDVSLGIDDRGDLGQIIVDSTGRTLYVFSQDAPNEPTCYGECADTWLPLLADADPAGGVGIDVASARTVPRRDGREQVTYRGHPLYRYAGDQTDRDANGQGLDMFGGEWHVLTKFGEPLA; encoded by the coding sequence ATGCCCACGCCACGAACGTCGCCGACGTGCGCGTCGATCCTGATGGTCAGCCTGATGGCACTGACCGGTTGCGCCGCGCTCGAGAACAAGGAGACCCACAGTACGGCGACGGCAGAGTCCGGCACCCAGACGCCGTTGGCCGCACCGCGCACCGAGCCGCGTACCCCGGCGCCGAATCCGCCCCCGTCGGTCGATCGGAAGCTGCCGATAGGGGACGTCTCGCTCGGGATCGACGACCGCGGTGACCTGGGGCAGATCATCGTCGACAGCACCGGCCGCACGCTGTACGTCTTCTCCCAGGACGCTCCGAACGAACCGACCTGCTACGGCGAATGCGCCGACACCTGGCTGCCGCTGTTGGCGGATGCCGATCCGGCCGGCGGTGTCGGTATCGACGTGGCATCGGCCAGGACGGTGCCGCGTCGCGACGGCCGCGAGCAGGTGACGTACCGCGGCCATCCCCTCTACCGGTATGCGGGCGATCAGACCGACAGGGACGCCAACGGGCAGGGACTCGACATGTTCGGCGGGGAATGGCATGTGCTGACCAAGTTCGGTGAACCGCTGGCCTGA
- the cenA gene encoding endoglucanase A, translating to MTAPVVTLVVVASAGLLAGPVSPGPAPTVRLASEGNPLAGKPFYVNPTSKAMRAAQAADPPSPELSAVANTPQAYWLVPGSSASTVAKYAGDAQAAGALPVFAIYGIPHRDCGSFAAGGHGSGEAYRQWIDGIAADIGPVPAAVIVEPDALAMADCLSGDQRQERFDLIRYAVDTLTRNPSTAVYVDAGHLRWHSAEEMASRLNQAGVAGARGFSLNVANFFTTEDEIGYGEAISGLTNGKHYVIDTSRNGNGPAEGELYWCNPSGRALGVAPTTATAGPHADAYLWIKRPGESDGTCGKGDPPAGDFVNQYVIELARSAGR from the coding sequence ATGACCGCACCCGTCGTCACCCTGGTGGTCGTCGCCTCAGCGGGGCTCCTCGCCGGCCCGGTATCGCCGGGTCCGGCGCCGACGGTGCGGTTGGCCAGCGAGGGCAACCCGTTGGCGGGCAAGCCCTTCTACGTCAACCCGACGTCCAAGGCGATGCGCGCCGCGCAAGCTGCGGACCCGCCCAGCCCCGAACTGTCCGCGGTCGCCAACACCCCGCAGGCCTACTGGCTGGTGCCGGGTTCGTCGGCGTCGACGGTGGCGAAGTATGCGGGCGATGCGCAGGCCGCCGGTGCCCTACCGGTGTTCGCCATCTACGGGATTCCCCACCGCGACTGCGGAAGTTTCGCCGCGGGAGGCCACGGATCCGGTGAGGCGTATCGCCAGTGGATCGACGGCATCGCCGCCGACATCGGCCCGGTGCCCGCGGCGGTCATCGTGGAACCCGACGCGCTCGCCATGGCCGACTGCCTGTCCGGGGATCAGCGTCAGGAACGCTTCGACCTGATCCGCTACGCAGTGGACACCTTGACCCGTAACCCGTCGACCGCGGTGTACGTCGACGCGGGCCACCTGCGCTGGCACAGCGCGGAGGAGATGGCGTCTCGGCTCAACCAGGCCGGTGTCGCCGGGGCGCGGGGGTTCAGCCTCAACGTCGCGAACTTCTTCACCACCGAAGATGAAATCGGTTACGGCGAAGCGATCTCGGGCCTGACGAACGGCAAGCACTACGTGATCGACACCTCCCGCAACGGGAACGGTCCGGCCGAGGGCGAGCTCTACTGGTGCAACCCCAGCGGACGGGCCCTCGGTGTCGCGCCCACCACGGCCACCGCGGGTCCGCACGCCGACGCCTACCTGTGGATCAAGCGACCCGGCGAATCCGACGGGACATGCGGCAAGGGCGACCCGCCCGCCGGTGACTTCGTCAACCAGTACGTGATCGAGTTGGCGCGCAGCGCGGGCCGCTGA
- a CDS encoding dehydratase: MTAAPETSAIEARVGHWYRMADPYLVGREKVREYARAVQDYHPAHWDVAAAAELGYPGLVAPLTFTSAPGMSCNRQMFEQVVVGYDTYLQTEEVFEQHRPIVAGDELNVDVELTSVRRIAGRDMITVTNTFTDMAGERVHTLHTTVVGVTAEDLDPEVKTAVQKAMMHDVDFSGIGTLDGEYHKTVRPEGEARIADGSDRPPGTPSFDEVKVGDELPVRHTRLSRGDLVNYAGVAGDANPIHWDEDIAKLAGLPDVIAHGMLTMGLGAGFVSAWSGDPGAVTRYAVRLSAPAIVSAEEGADIEFTGRIKSLDPATRSGVIVVAARSAGKKIFGLATMNIRFR, encoded by the coding sequence ATGACCGCAGCACCTGAGACGTCGGCTATCGAAGCGCGGGTCGGCCATTGGTACCGGATGGCCGACCCCTATCTCGTCGGCCGCGAGAAGGTGCGCGAGTACGCCCGCGCGGTGCAGGACTACCACCCCGCGCACTGGGACGTGGCAGCCGCCGCTGAGCTGGGATATCCGGGTCTGGTGGCACCGCTGACGTTCACGTCGGCGCCGGGTATGTCCTGCAATCGCCAAATGTTCGAGCAGGTCGTGGTCGGTTACGACACTTACCTGCAGACTGAGGAAGTCTTCGAGCAGCACCGCCCGATCGTTGCCGGTGACGAACTGAATGTCGACGTCGAGCTGACATCGGTGCGCAGGATCGCCGGCAGGGACATGATCACCGTCACCAACACCTTTACCGATATGGCCGGCGAGCGGGTCCACACGCTGCACACCACCGTGGTCGGCGTCACCGCCGAAGACCTCGACCCGGAAGTGAAGACGGCAGTACAAAAGGCGATGATGCACGACGTCGACTTCTCCGGGATCGGCACCTTGGATGGTGAATACCACAAGACTGTCCGGCCCGAGGGCGAGGCCCGGATCGCCGACGGTTCGGACCGCCCACCGGGGACACCGTCGTTCGACGAGGTGAAGGTCGGCGACGAGCTCCCGGTGCGCCATACCCGGTTGTCCCGCGGGGATCTGGTCAACTACGCCGGCGTCGCCGGGGACGCCAACCCGATCCACTGGGACGAGGACATCGCCAAGCTGGCCGGGCTTCCCGACGTCATCGCCCACGGCATGCTCACCATGGGCCTCGGTGCCGGATTCGTCTCGGCCTGGTCCGGTGACCCGGGCGCGGTGACCCGCTACGCGGTGCGGCTGTCCGCACCCGCGATCGTCTCCGCCGAGGAAGGCGCCGACATCGAGTTCACCGGGAGGATCAAGTCGCTGGATCCCGCGACCCGATCGGGTGTGATCGTGGTGGCGGCGCGATCCGCGGGGAAGAAGATCTTCGGCCTGGCGACGATGAACATCCGCTTCCGCTGA
- the acrR_2 gene encoding TetR family transcriptional regulator: MGGCKQSDRETRVSDHPTETGGPTRQRLIDVAIELFKRHSVAGTSLQMISDELGLTKSAIYHHFRTRDELLSAVMEPVVHEVAALVEAAEAHRGPRARADHMLVGYAAIAASNRELLPLLTGDPGVTELLRARAEWREVVERQMALLAGVEPGLGGQVKAAVLMSGIASAAGLDYGDIPDEALREKLIAAGRRTLGLRRPQGRDARADS, from the coding sequence GTGGGCGGCTGTAAGCAGTCCGACAGAGAGACCCGTGTGAGTGACCATCCGACGGAAACCGGCGGCCCGACCCGGCAACGGCTCATCGACGTAGCGATCGAGCTGTTCAAGCGGCACAGCGTCGCAGGCACATCGCTACAGATGATCTCTGACGAGCTCGGGCTCACCAAGTCCGCGATCTACCACCACTTCCGAACCCGTGACGAACTGTTGAGCGCCGTGATGGAACCGGTTGTGCACGAGGTGGCCGCACTCGTCGAAGCAGCCGAGGCGCACCGCGGTCCGCGCGCTCGCGCCGACCACATGCTCGTCGGTTACGCCGCGATCGCCGCCTCGAACCGCGAACTCCTGCCCCTGCTCACCGGCGACCCCGGAGTCACCGAGTTGTTGCGCGCACGCGCCGAATGGCGCGAGGTGGTCGAGCGGCAGATGGCGTTGCTCGCCGGCGTCGAACCCGGTCTCGGGGGCCAGGTGAAGGCCGCGGTCCTGATGTCCGGGATCGCCTCCGCGGCCGGCCTCGACTACGGCGACATCCCCGACGAGGCACTGCGCGAGAAGCTGATCGCTGCCGGTCGCCGCACCCTCGGATTGCGTAGGCCGCAGGGGCGCGACGCGCGGGCCGACAGCTGA
- the ycdF_6 gene encoding short-chain dehydrogenase/reductase SDR, which produces MSTDFDRPDRTAFDLSGKVVVVVGAGQSAGPGMGNGRAISILAARHGAEIVAVDLNPAAMQETVEMITAEGGRAYAVEADVADKGDCQNIFDTAMATSGRVDGMVYSAATNPPFDFDSNSMTVENFNYGINVNMLGCYHCNLFAAQCMEKNPGDTTGSIVNISSIASVKNELGLNIGIMPYALGKSGLNHITELAAVQFAEAGIRVNTLMLGPIDSVLANRESQSLFGLNADEATERHSEVVKLKMGRGSVWESAYAALYLLADESRFMTGQQIRLDGGATLVR; this is translated from the coding sequence ATGTCAACTGATTTCGATCGCCCAGATCGCACGGCGTTCGACCTGTCCGGCAAGGTCGTCGTGGTCGTGGGTGCGGGGCAGAGCGCAGGCCCCGGCATGGGGAACGGACGCGCCATCTCGATTCTGGCCGCGCGCCACGGCGCAGAGATCGTGGCTGTCGACCTCAACCCCGCGGCGATGCAGGAGACGGTCGAGATGATCACCGCAGAAGGCGGTCGCGCCTACGCCGTCGAAGCCGACGTCGCCGACAAAGGTGACTGCCAGAACATCTTCGACACGGCGATGGCGACCAGCGGCCGCGTAGACGGGATGGTCTACAGCGCGGCCACCAATCCCCCGTTCGATTTCGACTCGAACTCGATGACCGTCGAGAACTTCAACTACGGCATCAACGTCAACATGCTCGGCTGCTACCACTGCAATCTCTTTGCCGCCCAATGCATGGAGAAGAATCCCGGCGACACCACCGGGAGCATCGTCAACATCTCGTCGATCGCCAGCGTCAAGAACGAGCTCGGGCTGAACATCGGCATCATGCCCTACGCACTGGGCAAAAGCGGTCTGAACCACATCACCGAACTGGCCGCCGTCCAGTTCGCCGAAGCCGGAATCCGGGTCAACACATTGATGTTGGGTCCCATCGACTCCGTACTGGCCAACCGGGAGTCGCAATCGTTGTTCGGATTGAACGCCGACGAGGCGACCGAAAGGCACAGCGAGGTCGTCAAGCTGAAAATGGGCCGCGGCAGCGTATGGGAATCCGCCTACGCCGCCCTCTATCTGCTCGCCGACGAATCACGGTTCATGACCGGACAACAGATCCGCCTCGACGGTGGAGCCACCCTGGTGCGGTGA
- a CDS encoding Protein of uncharacterised function (DUF732), which yields MFPVMRLGVGVATLAVVLAAPAGATEDEFLRELQSRYSFLTSEELLTQGYRACAASSVGVLAPDMVNMISADLGISTGAAMDIVSRALLRLC from the coding sequence ATGTTTCCCGTGATGCGTCTCGGGGTCGGAGTCGCCACCCTCGCAGTCGTCCTGGCCGCACCCGCCGGAGCGACCGAGGACGAGTTCCTGCGCGAGCTCCAATCCCGGTATTCCTTCCTGACGTCCGAAGAGCTGCTCACACAGGGCTACCGGGCCTGCGCGGCCAGCAGCGTCGGTGTGCTGGCGCCGGATATGGTCAACATGATCAGCGCGGACCTCGGCATCTCGACCGGCGCGGCGATGGACATCGTCAGCCGCGCGCTACTCCGGCTCTGCTGA
- the katE_2 gene encoding catalase, with amino-acid sequence MADDRAPKEAVKGMVEEAKGKAKEAAGTLLGNEELKREGQAEQHNPSYIPGAPGPEAPSVDEPTASRDPLPPKPDQTAPKLRTATGTIADGPLTARGQQGAYLTTAQGARLYDTDHSLKAGERGPTLLQDHHLREKITHFDHERIPERVVHARGAGAHGVFRGNGAAEKICKAQFLKSGEETEVFVRFSTVLGNRGSADTVRDTRGFATKFYTQQGTFDLVANNIPVFFIQDGIKFPDVVHAAKPHPDREIPQAQSAHDTFWDFVSLHTEAQAHTMWNMSDRGIPRSYRMMEGFGVHTFRLIGPDGSTSLVKFHWKPRLGVHSQVWEEAQITAGVDPDFHRRDLADAIEKGVYPEWDLGVQVFPDTPEQMFEGIDLLDPTKIVPEELAPVEVIGTMQLNRNVTNFFAETEQVAFHPGHLVPGIDITDDPLLQARLFSYLDTQITRLAGPNFSHIPINRPHAPVNDMFRDGFHQHGVHPGVAPYKPNSLDGGCPFLAGADTGAFIEVPTVVPESTKRRDAPATYDDHFSQVTLFYRSLSAAEQEHVAEAYTFELGKCYEQAIKERQLVALANIDPDLCATVAEGLGLAAPAPTVVPADPEVLSPALSQVGQEWPVEGRQIGILTGPESDLAGVAAAVMAIANAKNVPFVVATHGGTLEHDGGAIPVSRTYATARSVEFDAILIAGSPANAKAKTIVDEMYRHHKAIAMLPEGTELAGTVAVPTDGPGLFSGSDTATLVQSLLNALGQHRVWDRVVLP; translated from the coding sequence ATGGCGGATGACCGCGCACCCAAGGAAGCCGTTAAGGGCATGGTCGAGGAGGCCAAGGGCAAGGCCAAGGAAGCGGCCGGGACGCTGCTCGGCAACGAAGAACTCAAGCGCGAAGGCCAGGCTGAACAGCACAATCCGTCCTACATTCCCGGCGCGCCCGGTCCGGAGGCGCCGTCGGTCGACGAGCCGACGGCCTCGCGCGACCCGCTGCCGCCGAAGCCCGATCAGACGGCGCCCAAACTGCGGACCGCGACGGGCACTATCGCCGACGGACCACTGACCGCCCGCGGACAGCAGGGCGCGTACCTCACCACCGCACAAGGCGCGAGGCTGTACGACACCGACCACTCGCTGAAGGCCGGTGAGCGCGGGCCGACCCTGTTGCAGGACCATCACCTTCGCGAGAAGATCACGCACTTCGACCACGAACGCATCCCGGAGCGGGTGGTGCACGCCCGCGGCGCCGGCGCGCACGGTGTCTTCCGCGGCAATGGCGCCGCCGAGAAAATCTGCAAGGCACAGTTTTTGAAGTCCGGCGAGGAAACCGAGGTCTTCGTCCGCTTCTCGACGGTGCTCGGCAATCGCGGCTCGGCCGATACGGTGCGTGACACCCGCGGGTTCGCCACCAAGTTCTATACGCAGCAAGGCACCTTCGACCTCGTCGCCAACAACATCCCGGTGTTCTTCATCCAGGATGGCATCAAGTTCCCCGACGTCGTGCACGCCGCCAAGCCGCATCCGGACCGCGAGATCCCGCAGGCGCAAAGCGCACACGACACCTTCTGGGATTTCGTGTCGCTGCACACCGAAGCCCAGGCGCACACCATGTGGAACATGTCCGATCGCGGTATTCCGCGGTCGTACCGGATGATGGAGGGGTTCGGCGTGCACACGTTCCGGCTGATCGGGCCGGACGGATCGACGTCGCTGGTGAAGTTCCACTGGAAGCCGCGCCTCGGGGTGCACTCCCAGGTTTGGGAAGAAGCGCAGATCACCGCCGGGGTCGATCCCGACTTCCATCGACGCGACCTCGCCGACGCGATCGAGAAGGGCGTCTACCCGGAGTGGGACCTCGGGGTGCAGGTGTTCCCGGACACCCCGGAGCAGATGTTCGAGGGCATTGACCTCCTCGACCCGACGAAGATCGTGCCCGAGGAACTGGCGCCGGTGGAGGTCATCGGAACGATGCAGCTCAACCGCAACGTGACGAACTTCTTCGCCGAGACCGAGCAGGTCGCCTTTCATCCCGGCCATCTGGTGCCCGGTATCGACATCACCGACGACCCGCTGCTTCAGGCGCGGCTGTTCTCATACCTCGACACGCAGATCACCCGGCTGGCGGGTCCGAACTTCAGCCACATCCCGATCAACCGCCCGCACGCTCCGGTCAACGACATGTTCCGCGACGGGTTCCACCAGCACGGTGTGCATCCCGGCGTGGCTCCGTACAAGCCGAACTCCCTCGACGGCGGCTGCCCGTTCCTCGCTGGAGCGGACACCGGCGCGTTCATCGAGGTGCCCACCGTCGTTCCCGAATCGACGAAACGGCGCGACGCACCGGCCACCTACGACGACCACTTCAGCCAGGTGACCTTGTTCTACCGCAGCCTGAGTGCGGCCGAACAGGAGCACGTCGCCGAGGCGTACACGTTCGAACTCGGCAAGTGCTACGAGCAGGCGATCAAGGAGCGCCAACTGGTGGCGCTGGCGAACATCGACCCGGACCTGTGCGCGACGGTGGCCGAGGGGTTGGGCCTCGCGGCGCCTGCCCCCACGGTCGTCCCCGCGGACCCTGAGGTGCTCAGTCCCGCGTTGTCGCAAGTCGGACAGGAGTGGCCCGTCGAGGGCCGCCAGATCGGCATCCTCACGGGTCCGGAGTCCGACCTCGCCGGCGTCGCGGCCGCTGTCATGGCGATCGCGAACGCCAAGAACGTGCCGTTCGTGGTCGCCACGCACGGCGGCACCCTCGAGCACGACGGCGGCGCCATCCCGGTGTCGCGCACCTATGCGACCGCCCGCTCGGTGGAGTTCGACGCGATTCTCATCGCGGGATCGCCGGCGAACGCCAAGGCGAAGACGATCGTCGACGAAATGTACCGGCACCATAAGGCGATCGCGATGTTGCCGGAAGGAACTGAGCTTGCTGGCACCGTAGCGGTTCCGACCGACGGGCCCGGGCTGTTCTCCGGTTCCGATACGGCGACGCTGGTTCAGTCACTGCTCAATGCGCTCGGCCAACACCGGGTGTGGGATCGGGTGGTCCTGCCCTGA
- a CDS encoding carboxymuconolactone decarboxylase: protein MSGTDDSRPLLAPLTAEEWGDDEYSAFGALMGLPGEKVPRAGSGHAADPLMFDIIGLLARHPKMARRFLTFNGWLLQRGELPLRLRELAVLRVAITRRSAFFWGEHFKVATEGGVPEEDLARLVKGNDGFAGADRLVLDATDELLRQGRADESTWRRLTEELGTHQAMELIFVVGTYAMLAMAFDTWHLASPAGSAPLPDSPDSPTVRTQL from the coding sequence GTGAGTGGCACGGATGATTCGCGGCCGCTCCTCGCACCGCTGACTGCCGAGGAATGGGGAGACGACGAGTACTCCGCATTCGGTGCGTTGATGGGCTTGCCGGGCGAGAAGGTGCCGCGCGCCGGGTCGGGTCATGCCGCCGACCCACTCATGTTCGACATCATCGGGTTGCTCGCCCGCCACCCGAAGATGGCCCGGCGGTTCCTGACCTTCAACGGCTGGCTGCTCCAGCGCGGCGAATTGCCCCTGCGCCTACGCGAACTCGCGGTGCTGCGGGTGGCGATCACCCGGCGGTCCGCGTTCTTCTGGGGAGAGCACTTCAAGGTTGCGACGGAAGGCGGTGTCCCTGAGGAAGACCTCGCCCGCCTCGTCAAGGGCAACGACGGCTTCGCCGGTGCCGACCGGTTGGTGCTCGACGCCACCGACGAACTGCTCCGTCAAGGCCGCGCCGACGAATCGACGTGGCGGCGCCTCACCGAGGAACTCGGAACGCATCAGGCGATGGAACTCATCTTCGTCGTCGGCACCTACGCGATGTTGGCGATGGCGTTCGACACGTGGCATCTTGCCTCGCCCGCGGGCAGCGCGCCTCTACCCGATTCACCCGACAGTCCCACTGTGAGGACCCAGCTGTAG
- the fabG_42 gene encoding dehydrogenase of uncharacterised specificity, short-chain alcohol dehydrogenase like protein, whose product MPFEDTTAIVTGGAAGLGLAITEALASRGAKVAIFDITADEIETQVDRLRREGAKVAGYVVDVSNRVAVETAVAQVRADLGPVLMLINNAGIEQFGKFAEITDEQWDRVMAVNLRGPFICTQVVLPDMLDAQWGRIVNISSSSAQGGQSRMAAYVSSKAGVIGFTKSLALELGPKGITVNTIPPGMVVTPMLEKAIAEGRFTASLEHFAKITPVRRAGRPEDIANAAIFLCQDESSYITGQIIPVNGGRRT is encoded by the coding sequence ATGCCCTTCGAAGACACCACCGCCATCGTCACCGGCGGTGCCGCAGGTCTTGGCCTGGCCATCACCGAGGCGCTCGCTTCGCGTGGTGCAAAGGTCGCGATATTCGATATCACCGCCGACGAGATCGAAACACAAGTCGACCGCCTGCGTCGCGAAGGCGCGAAGGTCGCCGGCTATGTCGTGGACGTTTCGAACCGTGTCGCGGTAGAAACCGCCGTCGCGCAGGTTCGCGCGGACCTCGGCCCGGTGCTGATGCTGATCAACAACGCAGGCATCGAGCAGTTCGGCAAGTTCGCCGAGATCACCGACGAGCAGTGGGACCGCGTGATGGCGGTGAACCTGCGCGGACCGTTCATCTGCACCCAGGTCGTGCTGCCCGACATGCTCGACGCACAGTGGGGCCGGATCGTGAACATTTCATCTTCTAGTGCACAGGGTGGACAGTCCCGGATGGCGGCCTACGTCAGTTCCAAGGCCGGCGTGATCGGGTTCACCAAAAGCCTGGCGTTGGAGTTGGGCCCAAAAGGCATCACCGTCAACACGATTCCGCCCGGCATGGTGGTCACCCCGATGCTCGAAAAGGCGATTGCGGAGGGTCGGTTCACCGCATCGCTGGAGCATTTCGCCAAGATCACGCCGGTCCGGCGGGCGGGTAGACCCGAGGACATCGCCAACGCGGCGATCTTCTTGTGCCAAGACGAGTCCTCCTACATCACTGGTCAAATCATCCCTGTCAACGGGGGCCGGCGAACGTGA
- a CDS encoding cytochrome P450 yields MLLNAAMNRDPRRFPEPDTFDIGRTNARSHVAFGRGPHACPGAPLARAEGRISLERLFDRTTDIRIDEEKHGPADNRRYSYLPTFILRGLTRLHIEFS; encoded by the coding sequence ATGTTGCTGAACGCCGCGATGAACCGAGACCCGCGCAGGTTTCCCGAACCCGACACCTTCGACATCGGTCGGACGAACGCACGCAGCCATGTGGCGTTCGGTCGCGGTCCGCATGCCTGCCCGGGCGCCCCGCTGGCCCGTGCCGAAGGCCGCATCAGCCTCGAGCGACTCTTCGACCGAACCACCGACATCCGGATCGACGAAGAGAAGCACGGCCCCGCGGACAACCGCCGCTACTCCTACCTGCCGACCTTCATTCTGCGCGGGCTGACCCGCCTGCACATCGAGTTCTCATAG
- the cyp150A6 gene encoding cytochrome P450, producing the protein MTKPETTTGGVDLDAVDFFNDNELLHDPYDYLAALREECPLRREPHHDVVMVTGYDEGVAIYNDTARFSSCISVTGPFPGFPVPLEDDLEEDQVSELIARHRDEMPFSDQLPTFDPPVHTAHRALLSRMLTPKRLKENEDFMWRLADRQLGHALTGGRCEFIADFASPFAMLVIADLLGVPESDHDEFRDALLTSAGTIGSSEGEEMHHSPLEYLYGKFSEYIQSRRNEPRDDVLNGIAAATFPDGSVPEVIDAVRVAANLFAAGQETTVRLLSAAVMLIAEDAELQAKLRANRDLIPGFIEEALRLESPVRGDFRMSKCPVTVGGLTCPPVQPSCC; encoded by the coding sequence GTGACCAAGCCGGAGACAACGACCGGCGGCGTTGACCTGGACGCCGTGGACTTCTTCAACGACAACGAGTTATTGCACGACCCATACGATTACCTCGCCGCACTGCGCGAGGAGTGCCCGCTGCGCCGTGAACCCCACCACGACGTGGTCATGGTCACCGGGTACGACGAGGGTGTCGCCATCTACAACGACACCGCGCGGTTCTCGTCGTGTATCTCGGTCACCGGGCCATTCCCGGGGTTTCCTGTGCCGCTGGAAGATGACTTGGAAGAAGATCAGGTGTCCGAGCTGATCGCCCGGCACCGCGACGAGATGCCGTTCAGCGATCAGCTGCCGACCTTCGATCCGCCGGTGCACACCGCGCACCGTGCGTTGCTGTCGAGGATGCTCACCCCGAAGCGGCTCAAGGAGAACGAGGACTTCATGTGGCGGCTGGCCGACCGCCAACTCGGCCACGCGCTCACCGGTGGCCGCTGTGAATTCATCGCCGATTTCGCGTCGCCGTTCGCGATGCTGGTCATCGCCGATCTCCTAGGCGTCCCGGAGTCCGATCACGACGAGTTCCGCGATGCCCTGCTGACCTCAGCTGGCACGATCGGCAGCAGCGAAGGCGAGGAGATGCATCACTCGCCGTTGGAGTATCTCTACGGCAAGTTCAGTGAATACATCCAGAGCCGCCGGAATGAGCCACGCGACGATGTGCTGAACGGGATTGCCGCGGCGACGTTTCCGGACGGCAGCGTCCCAGAGGTGATCGACGCGGTGCGGGTCGCTGCGAACCTGTTCGCCGCCGGACAGGAGACGACGGTTCGGCTGTTGAGCGCTGCGGTGATGCTGATCGCGGAAGACGCTGAGCTGCAGGCGAAGCTGCGCGCGAACAGGGACCTGATCCCTGGCTTCATCGAAGAGGCGTTGCGTCTCGAAAGCCCTGTGCGTGGCGACTTTCGGATGTCGAAATGTCCCGTCACCGTCGGGGGGTTGACCTGCCCGCCGGTACAACCGTCATGTTGCTGA